In one window of uncultured Fusobacterium sp. DNA:
- a CDS encoding aromatic acid exporter family protein, translated as MKYIDHKVIKTALGTFISIYLAELLGIKFGATAGIVTIISIQATKKESIKIAFERFLASLIGLFIAVIAFKIFGYSPFVFGIFILIFMPVCLKLKLFQGFLCTVVLATHILSLQKISVNIIRNEIYILLLGIVVALILNMYMPNMGKELEQKRKSVDILMKTLLNYFGDVLITGSVFVDEETLFKELKKELDDMKEIVYKEYNNDLFDSSRKDIDFVQMKRNQYKILIKMRNHFYRFYLSSEHALIISEFIRKVSDAIGVDKLYQEVLLELEKVREIFKNMPLPKSRVEFESRAVLFQFLNDTEDFLELKKEYMKKWR; from the coding sequence ATGAAATATATAGATCACAAAGTTATTAAAACAGCTTTGGGAACTTTTATATCTATCTATTTAGCAGAATTATTAGGAATTAAATTTGGAGCTACTGCAGGGATAGTTACTATAATTAGTATTCAAGCTACTAAAAAAGAATCTATAAAAATAGCTTTTGAAAGATTTTTAGCTTCTTTAATAGGATTATTTATAGCAGTAATAGCTTTTAAAATTTTTGGTTATTCTCCTTTTGTTTTTGGAATTTTTATCTTAATATTTATGCCAGTATGTCTAAAACTAAAATTATTTCAAGGATTTTTATGTACAGTTGTTTTAGCTACACATATTTTAAGTTTACAAAAGATTTCTGTAAATATAATAAGAAATGAAATATATATACTTTTATTAGGAATAGTTGTTGCTTTAATTTTAAATATGTATATGCCAAATATGGGAAAAGAATTAGAGCAGAAAAGAAAAAGTGTAGATATTCTTATGAAAACTTTACTTAATTATTTTGGAGATGTTTTAATTACAGGATCTGTATTTGTAGATGAAGAAACTTTATTCAAAGAGTTGAAAAAAGAATTAGATGATATGAAAGAGATTGTCTATAAAGAATATAATAATGATTTATTTGATAGCTCAAGAAAAGATATAGACTTTGTTCAAATGAAAAGAAATCAATATAAGATATTAATAAAAATGAGAAATCATTTTTATAGATTTTATTTGAGTAGTGAACACGCTTTAATAATATCAGAATTTATTAGGAAAGTATCAGATGCAATAGGAGTAGATAAACTTTATCAAGAAGTTTTATTGGAACTAGAAAAAGTTAGAGAAATATTTAAAAATATGCCATTACCTAAAAGTAGAGTTGAATTTGAAAGTAGAGCTGTTCTTTTTCAATTTTTAAATGATACAGAAGATTTTTTAGAGTTAAAAAAAGAGTATATGAAAAAGTGGAGATAG
- a CDS encoding VacJ family lipoprotein, whose amino-acid sequence MKLNKYLILFFLTLSIVTFSSEIKEKAEPSFEYFQVYDPLEPLNRRIYYFNYQFDKYIFLPSVRFYKKITPTPVQKGVKNFFNNTDNIPTTGNSLLQFKIAKAMRSLGRFTINATFGIGGLFDVASNLGMPKPYEDFGLTLAHYGIGKGPYLVLPILGPSSLRDSLGMGVDTLGKGTLYHISDLDKLNHLGVSTLYAINERGNIPFEYYQTGSPFEYEYIRFLYFKYRKLQAELGSEVF is encoded by the coding sequence ATGAAACTAAATAAATATTTAATTTTATTCTTCTTAACACTCTCTATTGTTACTTTTAGTAGTGAGATAAAAGAAAAAGCTGAACCTTCTTTTGAATATTTTCAAGTGTATGATCCACTTGAGCCTTTAAATAGAAGAATTTATTATTTTAATTACCAATTTGATAAATATATTTTTCTTCCTTCAGTAAGATTTTATAAAAAAATAACTCCAACTCCTGTTCAAAAGGGAGTAAAAAACTTTTTTAATAATACTGATAACATTCCTACTACAGGAAACTCTCTTTTACAGTTTAAAATAGCTAAAGCTATGAGATCCTTAGGAAGATTTACTATAAATGCAACTTTTGGAATAGGTGGTCTTTTTGATGTAGCATCAAATTTAGGAATGCCTAAACCTTATGAAGATTTTGGACTTACCTTAGCACACTATGGAATAGGAAAAGGTCCTTATCTTGTTCTTCCTATTCTTGGTCCATCATCTTTGAGGGATTCTTTAGGAATGGGAGTTGATACTTTAGGAAAAGGAACTCTTTATCATATTTCTGATTTAGATAAATTAAATCATTTAGGAGTATCTACTCTATATGCTATTAACGAAAGAGGAAATATTCCTTTTGAATATTATCAAACAGGTTCTCCTTTTGAATATGAATATATTAGATTTTTATATTTTAAATATAGAAAATTACAAGCAGAATTAGGTAGTGAAGTTTTTTAA
- the ruvA gene encoding Holliday junction branch migration protein RuvA translates to MFEYLKGRVEYKKPDYLALDVNGVGYKVNISLRVYEKIKTGEVVRLYIYNYIKEDAFKLIGFLEERERNLFEMLLGVKGVGVSLALSVMSTFDVEQLRKIVADNDYATLKRVPKLGEKKAQQVILDLKGKLKAIGNLFTQEENILETFAIEDELYEALESLGYSQKEINTLVSKEEIRSFTSIEEAIKCVLKKVKY, encoded by the coding sequence ATGTTTGAATATTTAAAAGGAAGAGTAGAATATAAGAAACCTGATTATTTAGCATTAGATGTGAATGGTGTTGGGTATAAAGTTAATATATCTTTAAGGGTTTATGAAAAAATAAAAACAGGAGAAGTAGTTAGATTATATATTTATAATTATATAAAAGAGGATGCTTTTAAACTTATAGGTTTTTTAGAAGAAAGAGAGAGAAATCTTTTTGAGATGCTTTTAGGAGTAAAGGGAGTAGGAGTTTCTTTAGCACTTTCAGTTATGTCAACTTTTGATGTAGAACAATTGAGAAAGATTGTAGCTGATAATGACTATGCAACTCTTAAAAGAGTTCCTAAGCTTGGAGAGAAAAAAGCTCAACAAGTTATACTTGATTTAAAAGGAAAATTAAAAGCTATTGGAAATTTATTTACTCAAGAGGAAAATATTTTAGAAACTTTTGCTATTGAAGATGAACTTTATGAGGCATTGGAATCTTTAGGATACAGTCAAAAAGAGATTAACACTTTAGTTTCTAAAGAGGAGATTAGAAGTTTTACCTCTATTGAAGAAGCAATTAAATGTGTATTGAAAAAAGTTAAATACTAG
- a CDS encoding serine/threonine protein kinase: MKKFLLGIFFIFINIISLGEYPYPFHNPNMATIFGSSTLMTEGVSKNVPTKEYSITLPWTKPISDHFWYNKGFKFSLVPQNKKAPLIFLLAGTGSAHNSIRMENFQRIFYDAGYHVISISSPMNNNFLLNGSSSQMPGIIFNDSQDIYNIMKEIKKKIDSEIEITDFYIVGYSLGATEAAMLSYIDESEKSFNFKRVFMINPAVDLYNSALKLDKYLDFPEEERAAKIGLMIENIIDTVVSNTLPEYSSVDIETIYKIFSKKEMSDKEMKQLIGGAFRISSIDLNYIADVINNRKVYVTEPVGKFTPMFEYFKKVNFATFEDYIYRLAFPYYKEKLGDITLEELLSKARLNYIEDYLKTSSKIAVVTNADELILDEKDFEFLKSTFGDRLIIYPYGGHCGNMFFTPNIKIMLEFLEKGDLNYETK; the protein is encoded by the coding sequence ATGAAAAAATTTTTGTTAGGAATATTTTTTATTTTTATAAATATTATTAGTTTGGGGGAATATCCTTATCCATTTCATAATCCAAATATGGCTACCATTTTTGGAAGTTCTACTCTTATGACTGAAGGGGTTAGTAAGAATGTTCCAACTAAAGAATATAGTATCACTCTACCTTGGACTAAACCAATAAGTGATCATTTTTGGTATAATAAAGGATTTAAATTCTCTTTAGTACCACAAAATAAGAAAGCTCCTTTAATTTTTCTTTTAGCTGGAACTGGATCAGCTCATAATTCAATAAGAATGGAAAACTTTCAAAGAATATTTTATGATGCTGGCTATCATGTAATATCAATATCTTCTCCTATGAATAATAATTTTTTATTAAATGGTTCTAGTTCTCAAATGCCAGGAATAATTTTTAATGATTCTCAAGATATTTATAATATTATGAAAGAGATTAAAAAGAAAATAGATTCTGAAATTGAGATAACTGATTTCTATATAGTTGGTTACAGCTTAGGAGCAACAGAAGCTGCCATGTTATCATATATAGATGAAAGTGAAAAAAGCTTTAATTTCAAAAGAGTTTTTATGATTAATCCAGCTGTAGACCTTTATAACTCTGCTTTAAAATTGGATAAATATTTAGATTTTCCAGAAGAGGAAAGAGCTGCTAAAATAGGATTAATGATAGAAAATATCATAGATACTGTTGTAAGCAATACTCTTCCTGAATATAGTTCTGTGGATATAGAAACTATCTATAAAATCTTTTCTAAAAAAGAGATGAGTGACAAAGAGATGAAACAGCTTATTGGTGGAGCTTTTAGAATCAGTTCTATCGATTTAAACTATATTGCTGATGTTATAAATAATAGAAAAGTTTATGTAACAGAACCTGTAGGTAAGTTCACTCCTATGTTTGAATACTTTAAAAAAGTTAATTTTGCTACTTTTGAAGATTATATTTACCGTTTAGCTTTTCCTTACTATAAAGAAAAGTTAGGAGATATTACTCTTGAAGAACTTCTTTCTAAAGCTAGGTTAAATTATATAGAGGATTATTTAAAAACTTCTTCTAAAATTGCTGTAGTTACTAATGCTGATGAACTTATTTTAGATGAAAAAGATTTTGAATTTCTAAAATCTACTTTTGGAGATAGATTAATTATTTATCCATATGGTGGACATTGTGGAAATATGTTTTTTACTCCTAACATTAAAATTATGTTAGAGTTTTTAGAAAAAGGTGATTTAAACTATGAAACTAAATAA
- a CDS encoding ABC transporter permease/substrate-binding protein gives MDFFTYVIQEKSQIITLLIEHINLTLISVLLAVIIGVPLGILISHFKKINKTVMGIANTIQAVPSMALLGFLIPFLGIGLLPSVFMVVLYSLLPIIKNTFTSIEGINPQMIEAAEGIGLTKLQILFKIQIPMALPVIMAGVRISAVTAVGLMTIAAFVGAGGLGFLVFSGIRTANTNQILAGAIPACLLALFIDWTAAIIEKIVVPKGIVSEEGEEKKITFLQKFILFLAFLLVLAASGKDLVRNFIPTKEKIVTVASKDYTEQILLNSFLADLIEDKTDIKVNRKFALGGTQVIFGALNSGEVDMYMEYTGTIFADMLKHNPVAEKVKAADVYSISKKEIEENYDITMGKELSANNTYRLAVRKETAENYNLKNISDLIKIAPNLTISSTFEFTNKHDGLPGLLNAYPGLKFKNSLSIDGALRYQAIANKESDVIDAFATDGLISTYNLVVLDDDKEFFLPYHGVSLIRNDIIEKYPELKNITDPLIDVLTDEVMRELNNQVDTYKKDPQEVAHEFLLEKGLISK, from the coding sequence ATGGATTTTTTTACCTATGTTATACAAGAGAAATCACAAATTATTACTCTTCTAATTGAACATATCAATCTTACACTTATTTCTGTATTATTAGCAGTAATAATCGGTGTTCCTTTAGGAATCTTAATTAGTCATTTCAAAAAAATAAACAAAACAGTGATGGGTATAGCAAATACAATTCAAGCTGTTCCTAGTATGGCTTTACTTGGATTTCTTATTCCTTTTTTAGGAATAGGATTACTTCCATCTGTATTTATGGTTGTATTGTACTCTTTACTTCCTATCATTAAAAATACTTTTACTAGTATTGAAGGAATAAATCCTCAAATGATTGAAGCTGCTGAAGGTATTGGACTTACAAAGTTACAAATTCTTTTTAAAATCCAAATTCCTATGGCTCTTCCTGTAATTATGGCTGGAGTTCGTATCTCTGCTGTTACAGCTGTTGGACTTATGACTATTGCTGCTTTTGTGGGAGCTGGTGGACTTGGATTTTTAGTTTTTTCAGGTATTAGAACTGCTAACACTAATCAAATTTTAGCTGGAGCTATCCCTGCATGTTTATTGGCACTTTTTATAGACTGGACAGCTGCTATTATAGAAAAAATAGTTGTTCCTAAAGGAATTGTTAGTGAAGAGGGAGAAGAGAAAAAAATAACTTTCCTACAAAAATTTATATTATTTTTAGCTTTTCTATTAGTTCTAGCTGCTAGTGGTAAAGATTTAGTAAGAAATTTTATTCCAACAAAAGAAAAAATTGTAACAGTTGCTAGTAAAGATTATACCGAACAAATCTTACTTAATAGTTTTTTAGCAGATTTAATTGAAGATAAAACAGATATAAAAGTTAATAGAAAATTTGCTCTTGGAGGAACTCAAGTTATATTTGGAGCTCTTAACTCTGGTGAAGTTGATATGTATATGGAATACACTGGAACTATTTTTGCTGATATGTTAAAACATAATCCAGTTGCTGAAAAAGTTAAGGCTGCTGATGTTTATTCAATCTCTAAAAAAGAAATTGAAGAAAACTATGATATTACAATGGGAAAAGAGTTATCTGCCAACAATACATATAGATTAGCTGTAAGAAAAGAAACAGCTGAAAACTATAATTTAAAAAATATAAGTGATTTAATAAAAATAGCACCAAACCTCACTATTTCATCTACATTTGAATTTACAAACAAACATGATGGTCTACCTGGTTTATTAAATGCTTATCCTGGACTTAAATTTAAAAATTCTCTATCAATTGATGGAGCACTACGTTATCAAGCAATTGCCAATAAAGAAAGTGATGTTATAGATGCTTTTGCTACTGATGGACTTATATCTACTTATAATTTAGTAGTTTTAGATGATGATAAAGAGTTTTTTCTCCCTTATCATGGAGTTTCTCTTATAAGAAATGATATCATTGAAAAATATCCAGAATTAAAAAATATTACTGATCCTCTTATTGATGTTTTAACTGATGAAGTTATGAGAGAATTAAATAATCAAGTTGATACTTATAAAAAAGACCCTCAAGAAGTTGCACATGAGTTTTTACTTGAAAAAGGACTAATATCTAAATAG
- a CDS encoding ABC transporter ATP-binding protein has product MIEFIGVNKIFKNNIVLHDVNLKIEDKSITVFVGPSGCGKTTTLKMINGLIKPTSGKILIDGEDISKKNIIELRRGIGYVIQQTGLFPHMTIKENIELVAKLEKVPETQRIERVKELMEMVGLPYEKFADRFPKQLSGGQQQRVGIARAFMTNPDIILMDEPFSALDPITRSQLQDELINIQTQYKKTIIFVSHDMDEAVKIADKICIMGTGKVIQHDDPETILKNPVNDFVSNFVGKNRIWSSPEYIKVKDIMLDNPITCSAEMSLFKCVRKMRHERVDSLLVIDRKGKFEGIITGKLIQKEKDHYKSVKEILEIPEFTTAPDNSIIDVLKEVNENKLSSLPVVDENGILRGIITKTSLVTTLSQQFDITVN; this is encoded by the coding sequence ATGATAGAATTTATTGGAGTTAATAAAATATTTAAAAATAACATTGTTTTACATGATGTTAATTTAAAAATTGAAGATAAAAGTATTACTGTTTTTGTTGGTCCATCTGGTTGTGGAAAAACTACCACTTTAAAAATGATCAATGGACTTATAAAACCAACTTCTGGAAAAATATTAATCGATGGAGAGGATATCTCTAAAAAAAATATAATTGAATTAAGACGAGGAATTGGATATGTTATTCAACAAACTGGACTTTTTCCTCATATGACAATCAAAGAAAATATTGAGCTTGTTGCTAAATTAGAAAAAGTTCCAGAAACTCAAAGAATAGAGAGAGTAAAAGAGTTGATGGAAATGGTAGGATTACCTTATGAAAAATTTGCTGATAGATTTCCAAAACAATTAAGTGGAGGACAACAACAAAGAGTAGGAATAGCTAGAGCTTTTATGACAAATCCAGATATTATCTTAATGGATGAACCATTTTCAGCTCTTGACCCAATTACTCGTTCACAACTACAGGATGAGCTTATAAATATACAAACTCAATATAAAAAAACTATTATCTTTGTTAGTCATGATATGGATGAAGCTGTAAAAATAGCTGATAAAATTTGTATAATGGGAACAGGAAAAGTTATTCAACATGATGATCCTGAAACAATTCTTAAAAACCCTGTAAACGATTTTGTTAGTAACTTCGTTGGTAAAAATAGAATTTGGTCATCTCCAGAATATATCAAAGTAAAGGATATTATGCTTGATAATCCTATTACTTGCTCTGCTGAAATGAGTTTATTTAAATGTGTAAGAAAGATGAGACATGAAAGAGTCGATTCTTTACTTGTTATAGATAGAAAAGGAAAATTTGAAGGAATTATTACTGGTAAACTTATTCAAAAGGAAAAAGATCACTATAAATCTGTTAAAGAGATTTTAGAAATTCCTGAATTTACAACTGCTCCTGATAACTCTATTATCGACGTTTTAAAAGAGGTCAATGAAAATAAGTTATCTAGCCTTCCTGTTGTAGATGAAAATGGAATTTTAAGAGGAATAATTACTAAAACAAGTTTAGTTACTACATTAAGTCAACAATTTGACATAACAGTCAATTAA
- a CDS encoding hemolysin family protein produces the protein MDTDPQFKLFFNLLFLIFLTLVNAFFACTEMAMVSLNKNKINLLAENGNKTAKLIQKVLAEPTNFLSTIQVAITLSGFFASASAATGFAEVLSKKLVVFNFSYTKEISIVIVTIVLSYFTLVFGELVPKRIALHKAEAISMFAIRPIYIIAKITFPFIKLLSISTNTILKLLGFKIDNMEEQVSEEEIKSLLEVGQLHGVFNKTEKDMITSVLSFDNKYAKEVMTPRTDTYMIDINVPLSEYLDELLNKKHSRIPVYDEEIDNIIGVLFLKDFILEARKKGFDNVDIRSILRTPHFIPETKKIDILFKEMQSSKIFISIIIDEYGGFSGIVTIEDLIEEIVGSIEEEYETKEAKITEIGENTYIVDGHFSLDTLNYQLGLNLYSNNYDTLSGFIIGELERIPNEKENIILEYNNVILKVLSIKDKRINKVKLILSHKHLNTETTEK, from the coding sequence ATGGACACAGATCCCCAATTTAAACTTTTTTTCAATCTTTTATTTTTAATTTTTTTAACTTTAGTTAACGCTTTCTTTGCTTGTACAGAGATGGCTATGGTTTCTTTAAATAAGAATAAAATTAATTTATTAGCTGAAAATGGTAATAAAACAGCTAAACTTATTCAAAAAGTTTTAGCTGAACCTACTAATTTTTTATCTACTATTCAAGTAGCTATAACACTTTCAGGATTTTTTGCCAGTGCTTCTGCTGCTACTGGATTTGCTGAAGTTTTAAGTAAAAAATTGGTTGTTTTTAATTTTTCATATACAAAGGAAATCTCAATTGTTATTGTTACTATAGTATTATCCTATTTTACTCTGGTATTTGGAGAGTTAGTTCCAAAAAGAATAGCTTTACATAAGGCTGAAGCTATAAGTATGTTTGCTATAAGACCAATATATATCATAGCAAAAATTACTTTTCCTTTTATAAAACTACTTTCTATTTCAACAAATACAATCCTTAAATTATTGGGATTTAAAATTGATAATATGGAGGAACAAGTTTCTGAAGAGGAGATTAAATCTCTATTAGAAGTAGGGCAATTACATGGAGTTTTTAATAAAACTGAAAAAGATATGATAACTTCTGTTCTCTCTTTTGATAATAAATATGCAAAAGAAGTTATGACCCCAAGAACAGATACTTATATGATAGATATAAATGTTCCTTTAAGTGAATATCTAGATGAATTACTAAATAAGAAACACTCTAGGATTCCTGTATATGATGAAGAAATAGATAATATCATAGGAGTTTTATTTTTAAAAGATTTTATTTTAGAAGCAAGAAAAAAAGGATTTGATAATGTTGACATCCGTTCTATTTTAAGAACACCGCATTTTATCCCTGAAACAAAAAAAATAGATATTCTTTTTAAAGAGATGCAAAGTTCTAAAATTTTTATCTCTATTATTATAGATGAATATGGTGGTTTTTCTGGTATAGTTACAATAGAAGATTTAATTGAAGAGATTGTGGGATCAATTGAGGAAGAGTATGAAACGAAGGAAGCTAAAATAACCGAAATTGGAGAAAATACATATATAGTAGATGGACATTTCTCCCTTGATACACTAAATTATCAACTTGGATTAAATTTATATTCTAACAACTATGACACTTTATCTGGGTTTATTATTGGAGAACTTGAACGTATTCCTAATGAAAAAGAAAATATTATTTTAGAATATAACAATGTTATTTTAAAAGTTTTATCAATCAAAGATAAGAGAATTAACAAAGTCAAATTAATTCTTTCTCATAAACACTTAAATACTGAAACTACTGAAAAATAA
- a CDS encoding CHAP domain-containing protein, protein MLKRFLQIFILLLTLFGSLRLYYNKQIGDVIDNYNGVEIYFNSIPFTSKGESLNEDGYKFGEKYQALEFVKRYYFERYNYKFPEKFDSIEKLYNSTLKDGEKNSELGLVQYSNLSAYPFKEEDIILFKPTIYNPQGHIAIISKVEENSIEIIQQNFWKTTRKNIDIEKINNLWHIKDNKILGRLQK, encoded by the coding sequence ATGTTAAAAAGATTTTTACAGATATTTATATTATTATTAACTCTTTTTGGAAGTTTAAGACTTTATTATAATAAGCAAATAGGAGATGTTATAGACAATTATAATGGAGTAGAGATATATTTTAATAGTATTCCTTTTACATCTAAAGGAGAAAGTTTAAATGAAGACGGTTATAAGTTTGGTGAAAAATATCAAGCTTTAGAATTTGTAAAAAGATATTATTTTGAAAGATATAATTATAAATTTCCAGAAAAGTTTGATAGTATAGAAAAACTGTACAACTCTACATTAAAGGATGGAGAAAAGAATTCAGAATTAGGACTTGTTCAATATTCTAATTTAAGTGCTTATCCTTTTAAAGAGGAGGATATCATATTATTTAAACCTACAATATATAATCCACAAGGACATATTGCTATTATATCTAAAGTAGAAGAAAATAGTATAGAGATAATACAACAAAATTTTTGGAAAACTACAAGAAAAAATATAGATATAGAGAAAATAAATAATTTATGGCATATTAAAGACAATAAAATTTTAGGAAGGTTACAAAAATGA
- the pepV gene encoding dipeptidase PepV codes for MNLQEKVLNYKDEVVKHIQGSVQIKSVMEPAQEGMPFGEGPAKALNYFVELGKNLGFKVINYDNYATTIEFGEGEEVLGILGHVDVVPEGEGWDYPPYSGAIVDGKIYGRGTLDDKGPSVISLYAMKAIMDSGVKLNKKVRMILGANEESGSKCMDYYFKTLKMPQPTLAFTPDSTFPVTFAEKGIVRIKFKNNYPTLKDVSLAGGNAFNSVPERCELNISKEFLGGLEKALETYNSNKEFKIECVEKDGIYHINSYGKSAHASKPSLGYNSVSALFEFLKEVEIKNEELKSLVEFFNTYIKMELDGKSLGVNFEDEESGKLTLNIGKTTLKDGVLEVCVDIRCPVHVANDKVITNIKEKAEKYMEVEVAGNTAPLYVSKDSFLVSTLMNIYKDITGDKEAQPIAIGGGTYARSVTNGVAFGALLSSQVDNMHQKNEYLEIDKIDTLLKIYVEAIYQLAK; via the coding sequence ATGAATTTACAAGAAAAAGTTTTAAATTACAAAGATGAAGTTGTAAAACATATCCAAGGTTCTGTACAAATAAAAAGTGTAATGGAACCTGCTCAAGAGGGAATGCCTTTTGGTGAAGGACCTGCAAAGGCTCTTAACTATTTTGTAGAATTAGGAAAAAATTTAGGATTTAAAGTTATAAATTATGACAACTATGCTACAACAATAGAGTTTGGTGAAGGAGAGGAAGTACTTGGAATTTTAGGACACGTAGATGTTGTTCCAGAAGGAGAAGGATGGGACTATCCTCCATATAGTGGAGCTATTGTTGATGGAAAAATATATGGAAGAGGAACTCTTGATGATAAAGGTCCTTCTGTTATCTCATTATATGCTATGAAAGCTATTATGGATTCAGGAGTAAAATTAAATAAAAAAGTAAGAATGATTTTAGGAGCAAATGAAGAGAGTGGAAGTAAATGTATGGATTATTACTTCAAAACTTTAAAAATGCCTCAACCTACATTGGCATTTACCCCTGACTCTACTTTCCCAGTTACTTTTGCTGAAAAGGGAATTGTTCGTATCAAATTTAAAAATAATTATCCTACTTTAAAAGATGTGTCTTTAGCTGGAGGAAATGCTTTTAATTCCGTTCCTGAAAGATGTGAATTAAATATTTCTAAAGAGTTTTTAGGAGGACTTGAAAAAGCTCTTGAAACTTATAATTCTAATAAAGAGTTTAAAATAGAGTGTGTTGAAAAAGATGGAATATACCATATCAACTCTTATGGAAAATCTGCTCACGCATCAAAACCTTCATTAGGTTATAACTCTGTTTCTGCTTTATTTGAATTCCTAAAAGAAGTTGAAATTAAAAACGAAGAGTTAAAATCTTTAGTTGAGTTCTTTAATACATATATAAAAATGGAACTTGATGGAAAATCTTTAGGTGTTAATTTTGAAGATGAAGAAAGTGGAAAATTAACTTTAAATATTGGAAAAACAACTCTTAAAGATGGAGTATTAGAAGTTTGTGTAGATATTAGATGTCCTGTTCATGTGGCAAATGATAAGGTTATCACTAATATTAAAGAAAAAGCTGAAAAATATATGGAAGTAGAAGTAGCTGGAAATACTGCTCCTTTATATGTTTCTAAAGACAGTTTCTTAGTATCTACTCTTATGAATATCTATAAAGATATCACTGGAGATAAAGAAGCTCAACCAATAGCAATAGGTGGTGGAACTTATGCTAGAAGTGTAACTAATGGAGTGGCTTTTGGTGCCTTACTTTCTTCTCAAGTAGACAATATGCATCAAAAAAATGAATATCTTGAAATTGATAAAATAGATACATTACTAAAAATATATGTGGAAGCTATTTATCAATTAGCTAAATAA
- a CDS encoding thioredoxin family protein, whose amino-acid sequence MEYKELFETGMSYETFLSIASASEREKIAEITKVISICDEYVEKIKNFDKSYNFLLSAESWCPYVRATIPVLIKMTEINPNIHLKIITEGRGFKYLREKLEIPEELYVVPTLAILDENFEFVTRYVGRPAKYRNIGFENVSKEYFAGYRSDDIVEEILKKMGKL is encoded by the coding sequence ATGGAGTATAAAGAATTATTTGAAACAGGAATGAGTTATGAAACATTTTTAAGTATTGCAAGTGCTAGTGAAAGAGAAAAAATAGCAGAGATAACAAAAGTAATATCTATATGTGATGAATATGTAGAAAAGATTAAAAATTTTGATAAATCATATAATTTTTTACTTAGTGCAGAATCATGGTGTCCATATGTGAGAGCAACTATTCCTGTACTTATTAAAATGACAGAGATAAATCCTAATATTCATCTTAAAATAATAACAGAGGGAAGAGGTTTTAAATATTTAAGAGAGAAGTTAGAAATTCCAGAAGAGTTATATGTTGTCCCTACTCTTGCTATATTAGATGAAAATTTTGAATTTGTAACTAGATATGTTGGTAGACCAGCTAAATATAGAAATATTGGTTTTGAAAATGTAAGTAAAGAATATTTTGCTGGATATCGTTCAGATGATATAGTAGAAGAGATATTAAAGAAGATGGGGAAACTTTAA